The Pseudoliparis swirei isolate HS2019 ecotype Mariana Trench chromosome 1, NWPU_hadal_v1, whole genome shotgun sequence genome has a window encoding:
- the LOC130198459 gene encoding sal-like protein 3 isoform X1 — translation MSRRTERERREREEGEQHVPPQASQAAAPPGRGRGDAERTPPRQWSQIPDSCELKPVMCYTTGIIEGTAGGEDTYVCDKCCAEFFTRTELSGHRNLCTEEPLVLIVKGDGGMPDPEESPVGPSPVPSAAFSNSSGFETLTVGVEDEEDGVERHAAMEVERDECAATSGPRPPVAAESGGLGAPSTNVTLEILRGTRVAVAQFSQGIGGAAGGKAATAAIPLILEHLLALQQQQVHQLQLIEQICSRVAVMNRQPTQVALNPASRPLSLAPNPFPPQAPPPILPLSGTMPSAANGQAAAAVSLSSVLRSSYGLPSPTACGRSTFRDATRTSAPSENSAPPLSGRGSGALLPPDAGSHSGSTSSSSPLRLLGSSSSFPFLPHSPPNGVISPNPLASIAATANALDPLAALMRHRKGKLPGVALFQTEPGPEEPFFKHKCRFCAKVFGSDSALQIHLRSHTGERPFKCNICGNRFSTKGNLKVHFQRHKEKYPHVQMNLYPVPEYLDNVPTSSGIPYGMSFPAEKPASSWLESKPVVATLPATAGLPLPSTITSGGGSNDPLSVTPSVKSPCQPALGECASLSPSHRGSEAHLSPVSPSPQSHRQTEASNMLQTEGVHLPQNCSRRPRADPGTEATGTTIPPSAATPEPVPSASPASRSPALSFSSDEATFPTGGFLDFMQTSETSKLQQLVENIDRKIADPNQCVLCHRVLSCQSALKMHSRIHTGERPYKCRACGRAFTTKGNLKTHVSVHREDAPVQVQHSCPICQKRFTNAVVLQQHIRMHMAGQIPDSTLVDGLREAGGDAALDERSFDSLSSNGNDLVDDVSMEDEDEEVESMEEVVNPSKPLIFECNFPPKSPSVVSSIAALENQMRMIDSTLSLSHAFGIKPLRNGFNGGGQHYIKCSLSEKRPEYCSPNLSESSRSPRVSGSAVQSSSEGGTMKSPPVSSNGPEPREPSAASVKREQSESPTSAAAREPRGIPAGKPCVKEETPSSMSFQLSRDRGHSVPSLVSSTSSGLIKAEADCHGRQHHPSEGRRPPPFGVHVPPAYASAGSPGMASLLGPAPPRRTPKQHNCNACGKNFSSASALQIHERTHTGEKPFVCSVCGRAFTTKGNLKVHMGTHMWNNAPARRGRRLSVENPMALLSGEAAKFGEMFQKDLAARAMDVDPGFWNRYATAIANSLAAKNNEISVIQNRGISQLHPLTAGMNRMSAAGGPMTGLTKTGLDLGNNRHFSMLVDDSKEIGIN, via the exons ATGAGCAggcggacggagagagagagaagagagagagaggagggagagcaacATGTCCCGCCGCAAGCAAGCCAAGCCGCAGCACCTCCGGGCAGAGGACGAGGCGACGCGGAGCGGACTCCTCCGCGCCAGTG gTCTCAGATACCAGACAGTTGTGAGCTAAAGCCTGTGATGTGTTACACGACAG GCATCATAGAGGGCACCGCCGGCGGCGAGGACACGTACGTCTGTGACAAGTGCTGCGCCGAGTTCTTCACTCGGACTGAACTGAGCGGGCATCGGAACCTCTGCACCGAGGAGCCTCTGGTGCTGATAGTGAAGGGCGACGGCGGGATGCCAGATCCAGAGGAATCTCCCGTCGGACCCTCTCCGGTTCCCAGCGCGGCGTTCAGCAACTCGTCCGGCTTTGAGACGCTGACGGTCGGCgtggaggacgaagaggacggcgTGGAGCGCCACGCGGCCATGGAGGTCGAGCGGGACGAATGCGCGGCGACCTCCGGCCCTCGGCCTCCGGTCGCGGCCGAGTCCGGCGGCCTCGGCGCGCCGAGCACCAATGTGACGCTGGAGATCCTCCGCGGCACCCGCGTGGCCGTCGCCCAGTTCTCCCAGGGGATCGGCGGCGCTGCCGGGGGGAAGGCGGCCACGGCGGCGATCCCGCTGATCCTGGAGCACCTGCtggctctgcagcagcagcaggtccacCAGCTGCAGCTCATCGAGCAGATCTGCAGCCGGGTCGCCGTCATGAACCGACAGCCGACCCAGGTGGCGCTGAACCCGGCCTCCAGGCCTCTGTCTCTGGCCCCGAACCCTTTCCCTCCTCAAGCCCCGCCTCCCATCCTGCCGCTGTCGGGGACGATGCCCTCCGCCGCCAACGGGCAGGCCGCCGCCGCGGTGTCTCTGTCCTCCGTGCTCCGGAGCTCCTACGGCCTGCCCTCGCCCACCGCCTGCGGCCGGTCCACCTTTAGAGACGCGACGCGCACCTCGGCGCCGTCGGAAAACTCGGCCCCGCCTCTCTCCGGCCGCGGGAGCGGCGCGTTGCTGCCTCCTGACGCTGGCTCGCACAGCGGCAGCACGAGCTCCTCCAGCCCGCTGCGCCTCCTCGGCTCGTCCTCCAGCTTCCCGTTTCTACCTCACAGCCCCCCCAACGGCGTCATTTCCCCAAACCCCTTAGCGAGCATCGCCGCCACCGCCAACGCACTTGACCCCCTCGCTGCCCTGATGAGGCACAGGAAGGGCAAGCTGCCCGGCGTCGCCTTGTTCCAAACCGAGCCCGGCCCGGAGGAGCCCTTCTTCAAGCATAAATGCCGGttctgtgccaaagtgtttggcAGCGACAGCGCCCTGCAGATCCACCTGCGCTCCCACACCGGGGAGCGGCCCTTCAAGTGCAACATCTGCGGGAATCGCTTCTCCACCAAGGGGAACTTAAAGGTGCACTTCCAGAGGCATAAAGAGAAGTATCCCCACGTTCAGATGAACCTGTACCCCGTGCCAGAGTATCTGGACAACGTGCCAACGAGTTCTGGGATTCCCTACGGAATGTCCTTCCCCGCGGAAAAACCTGCCTCTTCATGGCTGGAGAGCAAACCCGTTGTGGCCACTCTGCCGGCCACCGCGGGCCTTCCGCTTCCCTCCACGATTACCAGCGGCGGCGGCTCAAATGACCCTCTAAGCGTAACACCATCCGTTAAATCTCCCTGCCAGCCGGCTCTCGGTGAATGTGCATCTTTGTCGCCCAGCCACCGGGGCAGCGAGGCTCATCTCTCTCCCGTTTCACCGTCTCCACAGTCCCACCGTCAGACAGAAGCGTCCAATATGCTGCAAACGGAGGGGGTGCACCTGCCCCAGAACTGCTCCCGGAGGCCGAGAGCCGACCCAGGAACGGAAGCGACCGGCACTACGATCCCGCCCTCGGCCGCCACGCCTGAACCCGTCCCCTCGGCGTCCCCCGCCTCCCGCTCCCCGGCCCTCTCGTTCAGCTCCGACGAAGCTACATTCCCAACCGGCGGCTTCCTGGACTTTATGCAAACGTCCGAAACCTCGAAGCTCCAGCAGCTGGTGGAGAACATCGACAGAAAGATCGCCGATCCCAACCAGTGCGTCCTGTGCCACCGCGTCCTCAGCTGCCAGAGCGCGCTGAAGATGCACTCCCGCATCCACACCGGCGAGAGGCCCTACAAGTGCAGGGCGTGCGGCCGGGCGTTCACCACCAAGGGCAACCTGAAGACGCACGTCAGCGTGCACCGGGAAGACGCCCCGGTGCAGGTGCAACACTCGTGTCCCATTTGCCAGAAGAGGTTCACCAACGCCGTCGTCCTCCAGCAGCACATCCGCATGCACATGGCGGGCCAGATTCCGGACTCCACCCTGGTGGACGGGCTCCGGGAGGCGGGCGGCGATGCCGCCCTCGACGAGAGGAGCTTCGACAGCCTCAGCAGCAACGGCAACGACCTGGTCGACGACGTCTCgatggaggacgaggacgaggaggtggagagcaTGGAGGAGGTGGTAAACCCATCCAAACCCTTGATCTTCGAATGTAATTTCCCTCCTAAGTCCCCCAGCGTTGTTTCGAGTATCGCCGCGCTGGAGAACCAGATGAGGATGATTGACTCCACGCTGAGCCTGAGCCACGCCTTCGGCATAAAACCCCTGAGAAACGGTTTCAATGGCGGCGGCCAGCACTACATTAAATGCTCGCTCTCGGAGAAAAGGCCGGAGTACTGCAGCCCGAATCTCTCAGAGTCCTCCCGTTCGCCTCGCGTTTCGGGGTCCGCAGTGCAAAGCAGCTCCGAGGGCGGGACCATGAAATCCCCTCCGGTGAGCAGCAACGGGCCGGAGCCCCGAGAGCCTTCGGCGGCATCGGTGAAGAGAGAGCAGTCGGAGTCTCCGACCTCTGCAGCGGCCCGAGAGCCGAGAGGAATACCGGCCGGCAAGCCGTGTGTGAAAGAGGAGACTCCTTCCAGCATGTCGTTCCAGCTGAGCAGAGACAGAG GTCACAGCGTTCCCAGCCTGGTGTCCAGCACGTCGTCCGGCCTCATCAAAGCCGAGGCCGACTGTCACGGTCGCCAGCACCACCCGTCCGAAGGGCGGCGCCCGCCGCCATTCGGCGTGCACGTGCCCCCGGCCTACGCGTCAGCCGGCAGCCCGGGCATGGCCTCCCTGCtcggccccgcccctccccggCGAACGCCGAAGCAGCACAACTGCAACGCCTGCGGGAAGAACTTCTCGTCGGCCAGCGCGCTGCAGATCCACGAGCGCACGCACACCGGAGAGAAGCCGTTCGTGTGCTCCGTCTGCGGCAGAGCGTTCACCACGAAGGGCAATCTGAAG GTCCATATGGGAACTCACATGTGGAACAACGCGCCGGCCAGGCGAGGCCGGCGGCTGTCGGTGGAGAAccccatggccctgctgagcgGGGAGGCGGCCAAGTTCGGAGAGATGTTTCAGAAGGACCTGGCGGCTCGGGCGATGGACGTAGACCCCGGATTTTGGAACCGCTACGCCACGGCCATCGCCAACAGCCTGGCCGCCAAGAACAACGAGATCTCGGTGATCCAGAACAGAGGCATCTCTCAGCTGCACCCTCTGACTGCGGGCATGAACAGAATGAGCGCCGCGGGAGGTCCAATGACCGGTCTCACCAAGACGGGCCTGGACCTGGGGAACAATCGGCATTTTTCTATGCTCGTCGATGACAGCAAAGAGATCGGAATCAATTGA
- the LOC130198459 gene encoding sal-like protein 3 isoform X2, whose translation MSRRKQAKPQHLRAEDEATRSGLLRASGIIEGTAGGEDTYVCDKCCAEFFTRTELSGHRNLCTEEPLVLIVKGDGGMPDPEESPVGPSPVPSAAFSNSSGFETLTVGVEDEEDGVERHAAMEVERDECAATSGPRPPVAAESGGLGAPSTNVTLEILRGTRVAVAQFSQGIGGAAGGKAATAAIPLILEHLLALQQQQVHQLQLIEQICSRVAVMNRQPTQVALNPASRPLSLAPNPFPPQAPPPILPLSGTMPSAANGQAAAAVSLSSVLRSSYGLPSPTACGRSTFRDATRTSAPSENSAPPLSGRGSGALLPPDAGSHSGSTSSSSPLRLLGSSSSFPFLPHSPPNGVISPNPLASIAATANALDPLAALMRHRKGKLPGVALFQTEPGPEEPFFKHKCRFCAKVFGSDSALQIHLRSHTGERPFKCNICGNRFSTKGNLKVHFQRHKEKYPHVQMNLYPVPEYLDNVPTSSGIPYGMSFPAEKPASSWLESKPVVATLPATAGLPLPSTITSGGGSNDPLSVTPSVKSPCQPALGECASLSPSHRGSEAHLSPVSPSPQSHRQTEASNMLQTEGVHLPQNCSRRPRADPGTEATGTTIPPSAATPEPVPSASPASRSPALSFSSDEATFPTGGFLDFMQTSETSKLQQLVENIDRKIADPNQCVLCHRVLSCQSALKMHSRIHTGERPYKCRACGRAFTTKGNLKTHVSVHREDAPVQVQHSCPICQKRFTNAVVLQQHIRMHMAGQIPDSTLVDGLREAGGDAALDERSFDSLSSNGNDLVDDVSMEDEDEEVESMEEVVNPSKPLIFECNFPPKSPSVVSSIAALENQMRMIDSTLSLSHAFGIKPLRNGFNGGGQHYIKCSLSEKRPEYCSPNLSESSRSPRVSGSAVQSSSEGGTMKSPPVSSNGPEPREPSAASVKREQSESPTSAAAREPRGIPAGKPCVKEETPSSMSFQLSRDRGHSVPSLVSSTSSGLIKAEADCHGRQHHPSEGRRPPPFGVHVPPAYASAGSPGMASLLGPAPPRRTPKQHNCNACGKNFSSASALQIHERTHTGEKPFVCSVCGRAFTTKGNLKVHMGTHMWNNAPARRGRRLSVENPMALLSGEAAKFGEMFQKDLAARAMDVDPGFWNRYATAIANSLAAKNNEISVIQNRGISQLHPLTAGMNRMSAAGGPMTGLTKTGLDLGNNRHFSMLVDDSKEIGIN comes from the exons ATGTCCCGCCGCAAGCAAGCCAAGCCGCAGCACCTCCGGGCAGAGGACGAGGCGACGCGGAGCGGACTCCTCCGCGCCAGTG GCATCATAGAGGGCACCGCCGGCGGCGAGGACACGTACGTCTGTGACAAGTGCTGCGCCGAGTTCTTCACTCGGACTGAACTGAGCGGGCATCGGAACCTCTGCACCGAGGAGCCTCTGGTGCTGATAGTGAAGGGCGACGGCGGGATGCCAGATCCAGAGGAATCTCCCGTCGGACCCTCTCCGGTTCCCAGCGCGGCGTTCAGCAACTCGTCCGGCTTTGAGACGCTGACGGTCGGCgtggaggacgaagaggacggcgTGGAGCGCCACGCGGCCATGGAGGTCGAGCGGGACGAATGCGCGGCGACCTCCGGCCCTCGGCCTCCGGTCGCGGCCGAGTCCGGCGGCCTCGGCGCGCCGAGCACCAATGTGACGCTGGAGATCCTCCGCGGCACCCGCGTGGCCGTCGCCCAGTTCTCCCAGGGGATCGGCGGCGCTGCCGGGGGGAAGGCGGCCACGGCGGCGATCCCGCTGATCCTGGAGCACCTGCtggctctgcagcagcagcaggtccacCAGCTGCAGCTCATCGAGCAGATCTGCAGCCGGGTCGCCGTCATGAACCGACAGCCGACCCAGGTGGCGCTGAACCCGGCCTCCAGGCCTCTGTCTCTGGCCCCGAACCCTTTCCCTCCTCAAGCCCCGCCTCCCATCCTGCCGCTGTCGGGGACGATGCCCTCCGCCGCCAACGGGCAGGCCGCCGCCGCGGTGTCTCTGTCCTCCGTGCTCCGGAGCTCCTACGGCCTGCCCTCGCCCACCGCCTGCGGCCGGTCCACCTTTAGAGACGCGACGCGCACCTCGGCGCCGTCGGAAAACTCGGCCCCGCCTCTCTCCGGCCGCGGGAGCGGCGCGTTGCTGCCTCCTGACGCTGGCTCGCACAGCGGCAGCACGAGCTCCTCCAGCCCGCTGCGCCTCCTCGGCTCGTCCTCCAGCTTCCCGTTTCTACCTCACAGCCCCCCCAACGGCGTCATTTCCCCAAACCCCTTAGCGAGCATCGCCGCCACCGCCAACGCACTTGACCCCCTCGCTGCCCTGATGAGGCACAGGAAGGGCAAGCTGCCCGGCGTCGCCTTGTTCCAAACCGAGCCCGGCCCGGAGGAGCCCTTCTTCAAGCATAAATGCCGGttctgtgccaaagtgtttggcAGCGACAGCGCCCTGCAGATCCACCTGCGCTCCCACACCGGGGAGCGGCCCTTCAAGTGCAACATCTGCGGGAATCGCTTCTCCACCAAGGGGAACTTAAAGGTGCACTTCCAGAGGCATAAAGAGAAGTATCCCCACGTTCAGATGAACCTGTACCCCGTGCCAGAGTATCTGGACAACGTGCCAACGAGTTCTGGGATTCCCTACGGAATGTCCTTCCCCGCGGAAAAACCTGCCTCTTCATGGCTGGAGAGCAAACCCGTTGTGGCCACTCTGCCGGCCACCGCGGGCCTTCCGCTTCCCTCCACGATTACCAGCGGCGGCGGCTCAAATGACCCTCTAAGCGTAACACCATCCGTTAAATCTCCCTGCCAGCCGGCTCTCGGTGAATGTGCATCTTTGTCGCCCAGCCACCGGGGCAGCGAGGCTCATCTCTCTCCCGTTTCACCGTCTCCACAGTCCCACCGTCAGACAGAAGCGTCCAATATGCTGCAAACGGAGGGGGTGCACCTGCCCCAGAACTGCTCCCGGAGGCCGAGAGCCGACCCAGGAACGGAAGCGACCGGCACTACGATCCCGCCCTCGGCCGCCACGCCTGAACCCGTCCCCTCGGCGTCCCCCGCCTCCCGCTCCCCGGCCCTCTCGTTCAGCTCCGACGAAGCTACATTCCCAACCGGCGGCTTCCTGGACTTTATGCAAACGTCCGAAACCTCGAAGCTCCAGCAGCTGGTGGAGAACATCGACAGAAAGATCGCCGATCCCAACCAGTGCGTCCTGTGCCACCGCGTCCTCAGCTGCCAGAGCGCGCTGAAGATGCACTCCCGCATCCACACCGGCGAGAGGCCCTACAAGTGCAGGGCGTGCGGCCGGGCGTTCACCACCAAGGGCAACCTGAAGACGCACGTCAGCGTGCACCGGGAAGACGCCCCGGTGCAGGTGCAACACTCGTGTCCCATTTGCCAGAAGAGGTTCACCAACGCCGTCGTCCTCCAGCAGCACATCCGCATGCACATGGCGGGCCAGATTCCGGACTCCACCCTGGTGGACGGGCTCCGGGAGGCGGGCGGCGATGCCGCCCTCGACGAGAGGAGCTTCGACAGCCTCAGCAGCAACGGCAACGACCTGGTCGACGACGTCTCgatggaggacgaggacgaggaggtggagagcaTGGAGGAGGTGGTAAACCCATCCAAACCCTTGATCTTCGAATGTAATTTCCCTCCTAAGTCCCCCAGCGTTGTTTCGAGTATCGCCGCGCTGGAGAACCAGATGAGGATGATTGACTCCACGCTGAGCCTGAGCCACGCCTTCGGCATAAAACCCCTGAGAAACGGTTTCAATGGCGGCGGCCAGCACTACATTAAATGCTCGCTCTCGGAGAAAAGGCCGGAGTACTGCAGCCCGAATCTCTCAGAGTCCTCCCGTTCGCCTCGCGTTTCGGGGTCCGCAGTGCAAAGCAGCTCCGAGGGCGGGACCATGAAATCCCCTCCGGTGAGCAGCAACGGGCCGGAGCCCCGAGAGCCTTCGGCGGCATCGGTGAAGAGAGAGCAGTCGGAGTCTCCGACCTCTGCAGCGGCCCGAGAGCCGAGAGGAATACCGGCCGGCAAGCCGTGTGTGAAAGAGGAGACTCCTTCCAGCATGTCGTTCCAGCTGAGCAGAGACAGAG GTCACAGCGTTCCCAGCCTGGTGTCCAGCACGTCGTCCGGCCTCATCAAAGCCGAGGCCGACTGTCACGGTCGCCAGCACCACCCGTCCGAAGGGCGGCGCCCGCCGCCATTCGGCGTGCACGTGCCCCCGGCCTACGCGTCAGCCGGCAGCCCGGGCATGGCCTCCCTGCtcggccccgcccctccccggCGAACGCCGAAGCAGCACAACTGCAACGCCTGCGGGAAGAACTTCTCGTCGGCCAGCGCGCTGCAGATCCACGAGCGCACGCACACCGGAGAGAAGCCGTTCGTGTGCTCCGTCTGCGGCAGAGCGTTCACCACGAAGGGCAATCTGAAG GTCCATATGGGAACTCACATGTGGAACAACGCGCCGGCCAGGCGAGGCCGGCGGCTGTCGGTGGAGAAccccatggccctgctgagcgGGGAGGCGGCCAAGTTCGGAGAGATGTTTCAGAAGGACCTGGCGGCTCGGGCGATGGACGTAGACCCCGGATTTTGGAACCGCTACGCCACGGCCATCGCCAACAGCCTGGCCGCCAAGAACAACGAGATCTCGGTGATCCAGAACAGAGGCATCTCTCAGCTGCACCCTCTGACTGCGGGCATGAACAGAATGAGCGCCGCGGGAGGTCCAATGACCGGTCTCACCAAGACGGGCCTGGACCTGGGGAACAATCGGCATTTTTCTATGCTCGTCGATGACAGCAAAGAGATCGGAATCAATTGA